The DNA segment GCCGCCGCATCCGCGGCCCGAAGGCGGCGAGCAGCGGCTCCAGGTGCTCGGCGACGGCCGCCCGCACCTCGGTGCGCAGCGCCTCCTCGTCCGGTACGACGACGGCGCCGGGCAGGGTGGCCGCCGGGTCGTCCGGCAGGCAGGCGAAGGAGGCGGGGCGTACGGTCATGCGGCCGGCGGTGCGGTCGTACGCGACGTGCGCCGCGGGCAGCCGGGGCACCCGGCGGTGCAGGAACCAGGGGAGGGTGATCAGCAGGCAGGCCGGCCACGCGTAGCGGTGCAGGCCGAAGCTCGCGACGACGTCCGGGCGGGCCCGGCTGCCGTAGTCCCGCAGCACCTGCGCGTCGTCCCAGGCGAGGAAGGCGTCGAGGTGGGCGCCGCCCTTTGCCAGTCCGGCGCCGGTGACCCAGCCGCCGCCCTCGGGCAGCGGTTCCCGTGCAGCCGGGTCCAGGACCTCCACGGTCAGGCCGGGGTATGCCTCGGCCAGGCGGGCGTACGCGGTGGTGAGCGGCGAGGCCGCAGCGGGCATGGCGAGGTCACCGATCCTTGATCGCGGGCTGGAGCGCAAAGGTAAGCCTAACCTTAGCCGTTCTTGAGAGAATTTGAACTGCCGCCTTGTGCGCCTAAGGTGCTTGACGGACAAGTGACAATCCGCCGTCTCTGACCCCGACCGCCGACCAGCCGGAGGAGGATCCCGTGCCGCACGGCCCCTATGACTCCGCCGTGACGCGGGCCGCAGTTGCCCGGGTGCCGATGCAGCAGCGCTCCGCCGCTGCCACCGCCGCCGAGGCCGACGCCGTGGCCGTGGCCCGCGGCCGGGCCACCGGGGCGCCGGAGGTGCGCGGTGAGCACACGCACAGCGAGCCGCCGATGCCGCCGGTGAAGACCGTCGTGCAGCGCTCCTCGGTGCGCGGGCAGATCCTCGACGCGCTGCGTACGGCGCTGGTGTCGGGCGAACTGGTACCCGGCGAGGTCTACTCCGCGCCGGTCCTCGGCGACCGCTTCGGGGTGTCGGCCACGCCGGTGCGCGAGGCCATGCAGCAGCTCGCGATCGAGGGCGCCGTCGAGGTCGTTCCCAACCGCGGCTTCCGGGTCGTCGAGCGGGGCTCCCGCGAACTGGCCGAACTGGCCGAGGTGCGGGCGCTGATCGAGGTGCCGGTGATGCTGCGGCTGGCCCGCACCGTGCCCGCCGAGTGCTGGGCCGCGCTCCTTCCCCTCGCGGAGGAGACGGTACGCGCGGCGTCCTCCGGGTGCGCGGCCGTCTACGCGGAGTCCGACCGCGCCTTCCACCGGGCCGTGCTGGCCCTCTCCGGCAACGAGCAGCTCGTCCGGATCACGGAGGATCTGCACCGCCGTTCCCAGTGGCCGCTCGTCAGCGGTCCGGTCCTGCACGGCCGGGCGAACCTCGTGGCGGACGCGGCCGAACACACGGCGCTGCTCGAGGCGTTGATCGCGCGGGACCTGGACGTGGTGCGCGCGCTGGTGTCCGAGCACTTCGCCGGCGCGGCTTAGAGGTTCTCAGTGCGGCCGGCTTCCGGGTGCGGGCTCGCTGTGGTTGGTCGCGCAGTTCCTCGCGCCCCTGGGGGTGGTCCCGCTGCTTGTCGTGCGGAGCCCTCGGTTACGGGACTCTTCCGGCGGACCTGTGCGCCCATAGGGGCGCGGGGAACTGCGCGACGAGCCCCCACCGGACCGCACCGGCGATGATCCCGCACCCACCCGCAACCGCCCCGCCCCCACCCGCAACCGCCCCACCCCCGAACACCCCGCCCCCGCCCCGCACTACGCGGTAGCCGCTCCCGCGGCCGGTGGGGTCAGTTGGTGGGCCAGCCAGGTGGGGACGCCGCCCAGGAGGCGGAAGAGGCGGCGCGCCTCCTCCCGGAGGCGGGACGCCTCCGGCTCGGACTCCGCGTCGGCCAGGGACGCCAGCGCGGGAGCCGTGCCCACCAGGTACCCCAACTCCTCACGGATGCGCAGGGATTCGGCGAAGCCGTGCCGGGCCTCGGCCAGTTCCCCGTCACGCAGGGCCAGTCCGGCGAGGTGGCGCCACGTGAAGGACAGCAGCAGCGGGTCGGGGTGGGTGGTGGCGCCGGCGTGGGCGCGGCGGTAGGCCGCGCGGGCCGCCTGCGGGGAACGCGCGAGGTTCTCGGCGATCAGCCCGCGCCGGAAGTCCAGCAGGGCCCGTCCCGCCGTCCCCGGAGGGATCAGCGCGGCCGCCCGCCCCAGCGCGGCCCGCGCCTCGTCGGCGCGGTCCCGCACCCCGTGCAGCGTGGCCGCGTAGGCGAGCTGGCCGCGCTCGCACGCGGCGGCCCCCCGCTCCTCGTCGGTGTGCGCCGCCGCCTCGGCCGTGCGCAGCGCGTCCTCCGCCTCCGCCCAGCCCCGCTCGGTGTACAGGCACCGCTCGACCATCAGCGTGGCCCGTTGCAGCGCGGTCGCCGGGGTGTCGTGCGGCAGGAGGGCCGCCGCGTCGGCCCAGCAGGCCCGCGAGCGCAACCGCCACACCGCGGTCTGGAGAGGATCGTCACCGGGGGTCGTTCCGTAACCAGACATGGCGGAATGCGCCACGTTGCCCTCCCCGAGCACGCCGTCGAGCTGTTGAGTGGTGGCGGCATTCCAGCACCAATGCCCGGCCCCGGCCAAGAGGGTGGGTGAAAGATTTCACAAAGTGGCGGGGCGGGGACGTGTCCGGGCCGGACCGCCCCGCACCCCGCTGACCTCAGCTCATGCGCAGTGCCAGGAAGAAATCGAGCTTGTCCTCCAGCCGTGAAAGGTCACGACCCGTCAACTGCTCGATGCGGCCCACCCGGTAGCGCAGCGTGTTGACGTGCAGGTGCAGCCGGGTGGCGCAGCGCGTCCAGGAGCCGTCGCACTCCAGGAACGCCTCCAGCGTCGGGATCAGCTCCGCGCGGTGGCGTCGGTCGTACTCCTTTAGCGGGTCCAGCAGGCGTGCCGTGAAGGCGCGGCGGACGTCGTCCGGGACGAACGGGAGCAGCAGCACGTGCGAGGCCAGCTCCTGGTGGCCGGCGGCGCAGACCCGGCCCGGGCGGGCCGCGGCGACCCGGCGGGCGTGCCGGGCCTCCTCCAGGGCGCCGCGCAGCCCCTCGGCGGAGTGCACGGCCGCGCTGACGCCGAGGGTGAGCCGCCCGTCGTCGGTCAGGCCCGCCGACAGCGGGTCCCGTACGGCCCGGAGCAGCGCGTCGGCGAGCAGGCCGGACTCCGAGCCGTCGTGCTCGGAGGAGACCGCGGGCAGCGGCACCAGGGCGACGGCCTCGTCGCCGGTGTGGGCGACGGCGATGCGGTCCGAGGGCTCCGGGCCCGTGGCCGTCGGGTCGACCAGGACCTCCTCCAGCAGCGACTGGGCGACCGGGCCGCCCTCGCCCTCGGCGCCGTCCCACTCGACGCGGGCCACGACCACCTGCCAGTGCGGGGCCGCCCCGAGTCCGGGCAGCAGCACCGGCGCGGCCACCCGCAGGCGGGCGGCGATCTCGGCGGGCGCGGCGCCCGTCTGCACCAGTTCCAGCACCTCCTGGGCGAGCCGGCGCCGTACCGTGCGCGCCGCGTCCCGGCGGTCCCGCTCGACGGCGATCAGCTGGGTGACGCCCTGGAGCAGGTCCATGCGCTCCTCGGGCCAGTCCCCGGCGTCCGCCTCGACGGCCAGCAGCCAGTCCGACAGGACCGTCTCGCGTATGTCCCGCTCCCCGCGCGGGGAGCGGCCGGAGGAGCGGACCGGGAAGAGGGAGTACGCCGTGCCGTCCAGCACGACCCGGTGGGGCGCGGGCCGGCCCTCACGGGTGGCCGAAAGGTGCTCCGCGGCGAGCCGCGCGCAGGTCTCGGCCGGCAGCTCCGGGCCCGCGACCTTGGAACCGGCGATCAGCCGGCCGGTCGGCGAGAGCACCCAGGCACGCAGGTCCAGGTCGGAGCCGAGCAGGTCCAGGACCACGTCCGGGCCGCCGCCCGCCGGACCCGCGGTCATCATCCGCCGGTGCCGGTCCACCACCGCCGCGAGGTCCCCGGCGCGCTCGCCGGACACCTGCCGTACGACGTGCTCGGTGATCGTCGCGAACGCAACCGACTCGTCCACCGCGAACAGCGGCAGCCGGTGCCGGGCGCAGGCCAGCACCAGGTCGTCCGGCACGTCGCTGAGCTCGGCCTCGCCGGCCGCCAGCGCGGCCACCCCGGCCTGCACCAGGATCCGTACGAACGCCTCGGAGTCGCCGGCGTCCCGGCGCCAGGCCAGGCCCGTCAGCACCAGCTCGCCGCCGGAGAGATAGCGGCTCGGGTCGCGCAGGTCGGTGGTCATGACACCGCGTACCGCGCGGTCCAGTTCGTCCTCGCCGCCGAGCAGCCGCAGGCCCAGCGCGTCGGTGTCCAGCAGTGCGCGCAGCCGCATCTCGTCGCCGCCGTTCTTTGTCTAGAAATCTACGATGAGTCTTGTCGGGTGACGGGGGGAGCGGTCCGGCGCAGGGGCGCGCGGGCCGTACTCCGGGTCGTCCGGCCGTGCCCTGCGTCTCCAGAGGAAACGTTTCCTGAGGAAAACGGAGAGGTTACCGATGACCTCCGTTCATACGAATCTACAAGATTACCGTTGTGGCCAGCCAACTCCTTCATGGTTTCGGTGACTGACCCTGCCGGAGTACGCGGCGGTGTACTGAGTCCGCGCCGCGTGAACAGGTCATGGACGAGCCGGGTCCGCAGGACGGGGATCGGCTCGGTCCGCACGGCCCACAACACGAAGAAGAGAGCCGGTCATGGACTTCCTTCGCCCCGCCAGCTGGGAGGAGGCGCTCGCCGCGAAGGCCGAGCACCCCGCGGCTGTGCCGATCGCGGGTGGCACCGATGTGATGGTCGAGATCAACTTCGACCACCGCAGGCCCGAGTACCTGATGGACCTCGACCGCGTCGGCGATCTCCACGAGTGGGAGGTGGGCGCCGACACCGTACGGCTGGGCGCGTCCGTGCCGTACACCAGGATCATGGAGCACCTCCGTGCCGAGCTGCCGGGCCTCGCGCTCGCCTCGCACACGGTCGCCTCCCCGCAGATCCGCAACCGCGGCGGCGTCGGCGGCAACCTCGGCACGGCCTCGCCCGCCGGCGACGCCCACCCCGCCCTGCTCGCCGCCGGCGCGGAGGTCGAGGCCGAGTCGGCGGCCCGCGGCATCCGGATGATCCCGATCGACGCGTTCTACACCGGCGTCAAGCGCAACGCGCTCCGGCCGGACGAACTGATCCGCGCCGTGCACATCAGGAAGGCCGACGGCCCGCAGCAGTTCTCCAAGGTCGGCACCCGCAACGCCATGGTCATCGCCGTCTGCGCCTTCGGCCTCGCGCTGCACCCGCAGACGCGCACCGTACGCACCGGCATCGGCTCGGCCGCGCCCACGCCGGTACGGGCCACGACCGCCGAGGAGTTCCTGAACGCTGCCCTGGAGGAGGGCGGCTTCTGGGACGGCGGTCAGACCCTCCCCCCGTCGGTCCTCAAGCAGTTCGCGGACCTGTGCTCCGCCGCCTGCAACCCGATCGACGACGTACGCGGCACCGCGAGCTACCGCCGCCGCGCGGTCGGCGTCATGGCCCGCCGGACGCTCACCTGGACCTGGGAGTCCTACCGCGGCGGCCGCCGTGCCGCCTTTCCGGAAGGGGGCGCCGCCTGATGCGCGTCAATCTCACCGTCAACGGACGCCCGCAGGAGGCCGACGACGTCTGGGAGGGCGAGTCCCTGCTGTACGTCCTGCGCGAACGTCTCGGCCTGCCCGGCTCCAAGAACGCCTGTGAACAGGGCGAGTGCGGATCCTGCACCGTCCGCCTGGACGGCGTACCGGTGTGCGCGTGCCTGGTCGCGGCCGGCCAGGCCGAGGGCCGCGAGGTCGTCACCGTCGAGGGCCTCGCGGAGTACGCCAGGCAGCGGTCCCACGCGACCGACGGGACCGACGCGACCGACGCGCCCGGCACGTCACTCGGCGAGCCCGGCACGTCACTGGACGAGGCCAGGCGCTGGGAGGCCAGGCCGGCCGCCGAGGCGCCCGACGCCCTCTCCCCGGTCCAGCAGGCGTTCATCGACGCGGGCGCCGTCCAGTGCGGCTTCTGCACCCCGGGCCTGCTCGTCGCCGCCGACGAGATGCTGGAGCGCACCCCCGACCCGACCGACGCGGACATCCGCGAGGCACTGTCGGGCAACCTGTGCCGCTGCACGGGCTACGAGAAGATCATGGACGCGGTCCGCCTCGCGGCCGCCCGGCAGTCCGAGGGGGTCTGACATGCCACCCCGCAGGCCCACCGCCGCTGCCGCCAGGGACCGCGCGCCCGCCGGCGCCCCCACGAAGATCACGCAGGGCTCCCGGACCAAGGGCGGCGTCGGCGAGTCCACGCTGCGCCCCGACGGCATCCTCAAGGTCACCGGCGAGTTCGCGTACGCGTCCGACATGTGGCACGAGGACATGCTGTGGGGCCAGATCCTGCGCTCCACCGTCGCGCACGCCGAGATCGTGTCGATCGACACGGCCGAGGCCCTCGCCCTCCCCGGCGTCCACGCCGTCATGACCTACGACGACCTGCCCACCGACGCGCGCACCTACGGACTGGAGATCCAGGACACCCCCGTCCTCGCCCACGGCAAGGTCCGCCACCACGGCGAACCCGTCGCCATCGTCGCCGCCGACCACCCGGAGACGGCCCGTCGCGCCGCCGCCAAGATCAGGGTCGAGTACCGGGAACTGCCCGTCATCACCGACGAGGCCTCCGCGACCGCCCCGGACGCGGTCCTCGTCCACGAGCACCGCACCGATCACCACAGCCGTCACGTCCCGCACCCGAACATCGTCCACCGCCAGCCGATCGTCCGCGGCGACGCGGCGGCGGCCGCCCGGCGGGCCGACGTGATCGTGACCGGCGAGTACACCTTCGGCATGCAGGACCAGGCCTTCCTCGGCCCCGAATCCGGCCTCGCCGTCCCCGAGGAGGACGGCGGCGTCCACCTCTACATCGCCACCCAGTGGCTGCACGCCGACCTGCGCCAGATGGCGCCCGTCCTCGGCCTGCCCGAGGACAAGGTCCGCATGACCCTGTCGGGCGTCGGCGGAGCCTTCGGCGGCCGCGAGGACCTGTCGATGCAGATCCACGCCTGCCTGCTCGCCCTGCGCACCGGCAAGCCCGTGAAGATCGTCTACAACCGCTTCGAGTCCTTCTTCGGACACGTGCACCGGCACCCGGCGAAGCTCACCTACGAGCACGGAGCCACCAGGGACGGCAAGCTCACGCACGTCAGGGCCCGCATCGTCCTGGACGGCGGCGCGTACGCGTCCTCCTCCCCGGCGGTGGTGGGCAACGCCGCCTCACTAGGGGTGGGACCGTACGTCGTCGACGACGTCGACATCGAGGCCCTCGCGCTCTACACCAACAACCCGCCCTGCGGCGCCATGCGCGGCTTCGGCGCGGTCCAGGCCTGCTTCGCCTACGAGGCGCAGATGGACAAGCTGGCGAAGCGCCTCGGCATGGACCCGGTGGAGTTCCGGCAGCGCAACGCGATGGAGCAGGGCAGCCTCCTGCCGACCGGACAACGGGTCGACTCCCCGGCCCCGGTCGCCGAACTCCTGCGCCGCGTCAGGGCGATGCCCCTGCCGCCCGAACGCCAGTGGGAGTCCAGCGAGGGCGCCGACGTACGGC comes from the Streptomyces sp. NBC_00820 genome and includes:
- a CDS encoding PucR family transcriptional regulator is translated as MRLRALLDTDALGLRLLGGEDELDRAVRGVMTTDLRDPSRYLSGGELVLTGLAWRRDAGDSEAFVRILVQAGVAALAAGEAELSDVPDDLVLACARHRLPLFAVDESVAFATITEHVVRQVSGERAGDLAAVVDRHRRMMTAGPAGGGPDVVLDLLGSDLDLRAWVLSPTGRLIAGSKVAGPELPAETCARLAAEHLSATREGRPAPHRVVLDGTAYSLFPVRSSGRSPRGERDIRETVLSDWLLAVEADAGDWPEERMDLLQGVTQLIAVERDRRDAARTVRRRLAQEVLELVQTGAAPAEIAARLRVAAPVLLPGLGAAPHWQVVVARVEWDGAEGEGGPVAQSLLEEVLVDPTATGPEPSDRIAVAHTGDEAVALVPLPAVSSEHDGSESGLLADALLRAVRDPLSAGLTDDGRLTLGVSAAVHSAEGLRGALEEARHARRVAAARPGRVCAAGHQELASHVLLLPFVPDDVRRAFTARLLDPLKEYDRRHRAELIPTLEAFLECDGSWTRCATRLHLHVNTLRYRVGRIEQLTGRDLSRLEDKLDFFLALRMS
- a CDS encoding (2Fe-2S)-binding protein encodes the protein MRVNLTVNGRPQEADDVWEGESLLYVLRERLGLPGSKNACEQGECGSCTVRLDGVPVCACLVAAGQAEGREVVTVEGLAEYARQRSHATDGTDATDAPGTSLGEPGTSLDEARRWEARPAAEAPDALSPVQQAFIDAGAVQCGFCTPGLLVAADEMLERTPDPTDADIREALSGNLCRCTGYEKIMDAVRLAAARQSEGV
- a CDS encoding FAD binding domain-containing protein → MDFLRPASWEEALAAKAEHPAAVPIAGGTDVMVEINFDHRRPEYLMDLDRVGDLHEWEVGADTVRLGASVPYTRIMEHLRAELPGLALASHTVASPQIRNRGGVGGNLGTASPAGDAHPALLAAGAEVEAESAARGIRMIPIDAFYTGVKRNALRPDELIRAVHIRKADGPQQFSKVGTRNAMVIAVCAFGLALHPQTRTVRTGIGSAAPTPVRATTAEEFLNAALEEGGFWDGGQTLPPSVLKQFADLCSAACNPIDDVRGTASYRRRAVGVMARRTLTWTWESYRGGRRAAFPEGGAA
- a CDS encoding GntR family transcriptional regulator encodes the protein MQQRSAAATAAEADAVAVARGRATGAPEVRGEHTHSEPPMPPVKTVVQRSSVRGQILDALRTALVSGELVPGEVYSAPVLGDRFGVSATPVREAMQQLAIEGAVEVVPNRGFRVVERGSRELAELAEVRALIEVPVMLRLARTVPAECWAALLPLAEETVRAASSGCAAVYAESDRAFHRAVLALSGNEQLVRITEDLHRRSQWPLVSGPVLHGRANLVADAAEHTALLEALIARDLDVVRALVSEHFAGAA
- a CDS encoding (2Fe-2S)-binding protein is translated as MPAAASPLTTAYARLAEAYPGLTVEVLDPAAREPLPEGGGWVTGAGLAKGGAHLDAFLAWDDAQVLRDYGSRARPDVVASFGLHRYAWPACLLITLPWFLHRRVPRLPAAHVAYDRTAGRMTVRPASFACLPDDPAATLPGAVVVPDEEALRTEVRAAVAEHLEPLLAAFGPRMRRRGRALWGMVTDEIVEGLWYVAGVLGETEERRAVRELELLLPGATRPYVGSAAFRALTGPDGEPLPTRDRASCCMFYTVRPEDTCVTCPRTCDTDRIAKLTTAAAA
- a CDS encoding xanthine dehydrogenase family protein molybdopterin-binding subunit; the protein is MPPRRPTAAAARDRAPAGAPTKITQGSRTKGGVGESTLRPDGILKVTGEFAYASDMWHEDMLWGQILRSTVAHAEIVSIDTAEALALPGVHAVMTYDDLPTDARTYGLEIQDTPVLAHGKVRHHGEPVAIVAADHPETARRAAAKIRVEYRELPVITDEASATAPDAVLVHEHRTDHHSRHVPHPNIVHRQPIVRGDAAAAARRADVIVTGEYTFGMQDQAFLGPESGLAVPEEDGGVHLYIATQWLHADLRQMAPVLGLPEDKVRMTLSGVGGAFGGREDLSMQIHACLLALRTGKPVKIVYNRFESFFGHVHRHPAKLTYEHGATRDGKLTHVRARIVLDGGAYASSSPAVVGNAASLGVGPYVVDDVDIEALALYTNNPPCGAMRGFGAVQACFAYEAQMDKLAKRLGMDPVEFRQRNAMEQGSLLPTGQRVDSPAPVAELLRRVRAMPLPPERQWESSEGADVRQLPGGLSNTTHGEGVVRGIGYAVGIKNVGFSEGFDDYSTAKVRMEVVGGEPVATVHTAMAEVGQGGVTVHAQIARTELGVSQVTIHPADTQVGSAGSTSASRQTYVTGGAVRHACELVREQVLELGRRRFGSYHPAWATAELLLEGGKVVTDAGEVLAGLADVLGDEAVEVEEEWRHRPTEPFDLRTGQGNGHVQYSFAAHRAVVEVDTELGLVKVIELACAQDVGKALNPLSVTGQIQGGTTQGLGIAVMEEIVVDPKTAKVRNPSFTDYLIPTILDTPSIPVDLLELADHNAPYGLRGVGEAPTLSSTPAVLAAIRDATGLELDRTPVRPEHLTGP